A region of Toxorhynchites rutilus septentrionalis strain SRP chromosome 1, ASM2978413v1, whole genome shotgun sequence DNA encodes the following proteins:
- the LOC129761071 gene encoding uncharacterized protein LOC129761071, with protein MVFGTCSSGRYPVSVHYSYHINCGSSKTDEDLHKSVKEFFSLDSLGIIKSEKPIISSDDERALNMMRSLTTLEEDRYRTGMPWKYDDVRMPNSKSMAMKRLLCLERRMAREPELAKALRHKMNDYVEKGYARKLTLEELEQPRDRIWYLPVFPVFNPNKPGKLRIVWDAAAEVNGVSLNAFLLKGPDQLTELPSVLYKFREHLVAIGGDIREMFHQVQMIEDDQHCLRFLWRTEDAQDEPDVYVLAGMSFGATCSPSCAQFVMNEKAERFRSQFPAAVDVIQKAHYVDDMLTSVETEDDAIELAQQVKQIHSHAGFEMRNWVSNSRKVLKAMGEEQVSEKSMDIASEMANEKVLGMWWSTSSDTFTYKMFTQRNEKILLEGKRPTKRELLRTMMSIYDPLGMIAHYLMFVKVLLQDVWRSGVSWDECIADREWEKWQTWLRFLPNLESLQIPRCYRLSLSIGLCTNIQLHTSVDASEEGYAAVCYFRFEERGQVECALIGAKSRVAPLKFTSIPRLELQAAVVGSRLASNIQQGHTYNINKPYFWTDARDVLCWLKSDHRRYSPFVAFRVSELLESTEFSEWRWVPTRLNVADEATKWKRVPNLDFDSRWFKAPDFLWQSEDRWPEFPSLGPTNEELRPKLLHHTEKKQCIVTLNDYTQWKTLLQATARALRSSKGTVAVRSSESDPLTRDDLREAANYLYREAQEDIYPEERRLLTYSKPDNAKKVLPKKSPLFKLEPFVDDEGVLRLRGRLSACNLIDETQKHPIILPRQHLVTHLVVKQVHEDFHHQCHQTVLNEIRSKFYVPRLRVVYGKVRRNCQECQILLAKPDLPAMADLPRARLAAFIRPFSFMGLDYFGPMQVTVGRRVEKRWGVLATCLTTRAVHIELAHTLTTASCIMILRNIMSRRGVPIEIISDRGTNLVGTSKELKKALEQVDENRLMSEFTTEETKWSFNPPASPHMGGSWERLIQSVKKILIQILPTSHHPTDEVLRNTLVEIENIINSRPLTYVAVDNESSPALTPNDILVGSSNGLKPLVTYDDSGSALRAAWKSSQVLANIFWKRWLAEYLPEITRRSKWFKPARPIQVGDEVIIVDSNFPRNCWPRGRVIGTKPSNDGQVRSATVQTNSGVYERPAVRLAVLDVSTEKSEPDKDPATGGAVAYIPDEKQRADV; from the coding sequence ATGGTATTCGGAACGTGTTCTAGTGGTCGTTATCCGGTTTCAGTACATTACAGCTACCACATAAATTGTGGCTCCTCTAAAACTGATGAAGACTTGCACAAATCTGTAAAGGAGTTCTTTTCTTTGGATAGTTTGGGGATCATCAAGTCCGAAAAACCAATAATCAGCAGTGACGACGAGCGTGCTTTAAACATGATGCGTTCGTTAACCACGCTAGAAGAAGACCGCTACCGGACGGGCATGCCATGGAAGTATGACGACGTGAGGATGCCGAACAGTAAGAGCATGGCGATGAAACGACTTCTTTGCTTAGAGCGGAGGATGGCACGGGAGCCAGAGCTAGCTAAGGCGCTCCGTCATAAGATGAACGACTATGTGGAAAAGGGATACGCTCGAAAGTTGACCCTTGAAGAACTGGAGCAGCCACGCGATCGGATTTGGTATTTACCGGTCTTTCCGGTGTTCAACCCGAACAAGCCCGGCAAGTTGCGGATAGTTTGGGACGCGGCAGCAGAGGTAAACGGTGTATCGCTGAATGCGTTTCTTCTTAAAGGTCCCGATCAGTTGACCGAGCTCCCATCAGTATTGTATAAGTTTCGCGAGCACCTGGTGGCCATTGGTGGGGACATCCGAGAGATGTTCCACCAGGTGCAGATGATTGAAGACGATCAACATTGTCTACGCTTTCTCTGGCGCACCGAGGATGCGCAAGATGAGCCTGATGTTTACGTTCTAGCCGGGATGTCGTTCGGAGCCACATGTTCTCCAAGCTGTGCTCAGTTCGTTATGAACGAGAAGGCCGAGAGGTTTCGATCGCAGTTCCCAGCAGCAGTTGATGTTATCCAGAAAGCCCACTACGTGGATGACATGCTTACCAGCGTAGAGACGGAAGATGACGCAATCGAACTGGCCCAACAAGTGAAACAAATTCACTCTCATGCGGGTTTCGAAATGCGAAACTGGGTTTCTAACTCCCGCAAAGTACTCAAAGCCATGGGCGAAGAGCAAGTTTCGGAGAAATCCATGGATATCGCCTCTGAGATGGCCAACGAAAAGGTCTTGGGTATGTGGTGGTCAACGAGCTCAGATACTTTcacatacaaaatgtttacacaACGCAATGAGAAAATTCTTCTGGAAGGAAAGCGTCCAACGAAGCGTGAATTGCTGCGGACCATGATGTCAATTTATGATCCCCTGGGAATGATTGCACATTACCTAATGTTCGTGAAAGTACTCCTTCAGGACGTGTGGAGATCAGGCGTGTCCTGGGACGAGTGTATAGCGGATCGAGAATGGGAAAAGTGGCAAACTTGGCTGCGCTTCCTCCCGAACCTGGAATCGTTGCAGATCCCACGCTGCTATCGGCTGTCTCTCTCAATTGGTCTTTGCACCAACATCCAACTCCACACTTCCGTAGATGCCAGTGAAGAAGGCTACGCTGCAGTGTGCTACTTCCGGTTCGAGGAACGCGGTCAAGTGGAATGTGCTCTAATTGGAGCAAAAAGTCGAGTCGCTCCTCTTAAATTCACCTCCATTCCGCGTCTCGAGCTCCAGGCAGCTGTTGTTGGTTCCCGATTGGCGAGCAATATCCAACAAGGTCACACGTATAATATCAACAAACCCTATTTTTGGACGGATGCTCGCGATGTCCTATGCTGGCTCAAGTCCGACCATCGACGATACAGTCCGTTTGTGGCCTTCCGCGTTAGTGAGCTGCTAGAGTCAACTGAATTTTCCGAATGGCGGTGGGTTCCCACTCGTTTGAATGTGGCAGATGAAGCCACGAAGTGGAAGCGAGTGCCAAATTTGGACTTCGACAGCCGGTGGTTTAAAGCACCAGATTTTCTGTGGCAATCTGAAGACCGATGGCCAGAATTTCCATCGTTGGGACCCACAAATGAAGAACTTCGTCCGAAGCTGCTTCATCACACAGAAAAAAAGCAATGCATTGTGACGCTGAATGATTACACTCAATGGAAAACGCTTTTACAGGCTACTGCTCGTGCGCTACGATCTTCCAAAGGCACAGTAGCAGTACGTAGTTCGGAGAGCGATCCGCTAACACGTGATGATCTACGTGAAGCAGCAAACTATCTCTATCGGGAAGCGCAGGAAGACATCTATCCGGAAGAACGGAGGCTACTCACATACTCTAAACCAGATAATGCTAAAAAAGTTCTCCCTAAGAAAAGTCCACTGTTCAAGCTAGAACCATTTGTCGACGATGAAGGTGTATTACGGCTTCGAGGTCGCCTGAGCGCGTGCAACCTCATTGATGAAACCCAGAAACATCCCATCATTCTACCACGGCAGCATCTGGTTACTCATCTGGTGGTTAAACAGGTACATGAGGATTTCCACCACCAATGCCATCAAACCGTGCTCAATGAAATTAGAAGCAAGTTTTACGTCCCTCGTCTACGCGTAGTCTACGGAAAAGTGCGACGAAACTGTCAGGAATGCCAGATACTTCTCGCCAAGCCGGATCTACCAGCGATGGCCGACTTACCGAGAGCTCGTTTAGCAGCGTTCATCAGGCCATTTTCATTCATGGGCCTTGACTATTTCGGACCCATGCAAGTCACTGTCGGACGCCGTGTGGAAAAGCGTTGGGGTGTTTTAGCCACTTGCCTCACAACCCGTGCAGTGCACATTGAGTTAGCACATACTCTGACGACGGCTTCTTGCATTATGATTTTGCGGAACATCATGTCTCGACGCGGAGTCCCAATCGAAATAATTAGTGACCGTGGGACAAATCTGGTCGGCACGAGCAAAGAGCTAAAGAAAGCATTGGAACAGGTGGACGAAAATCGCCTAATGTCCGAATTCACAACCGAAGAAACGAAATGGTCGTTTAATCCCCCAGCTTCCCCCCATATGGGAGGGAGTTGGGAAAGATTGATTCAGTCCGTAAAGAAGATCCTGATTCAAATCCTTCCAACATCGCATCACCCAACAGATGAAGTTCTCCGAAACACCCTGGTCGAGATCGAAAATATCATAAACTCTCGTCCGCTGACGTACGTTGCCGTCGACAATGAAAGTTCCCCTGCCTTAACGCCCAATGACATCCTAGTAGGTTCATCAAACGGATTAAAACCATTGGTAACCTACGACGACAGTGGATCGGCCCTTCGAGCAGCGTGGAAATCATCACAAGTGTTAGCCAATATCTTCTGGAAGAGATGGTTAGCTGAGTATCTCCCCGAAATTACGCGACGGTCAAAGTGGTTCAAACCAGCACGCCCAATTCAGGTAGGCGATGAAGTAATCATCGTTGATTCGAACTTTCCAAGGAATTGCTGGCCAAGAGGTCGCGTGATCGGCACGAAACCTTCCAATGACGGTCAGGTAAGGTCCGCTACGGTACAAACCAATTCCGGAGTGTACGAACGACCAGCGGTTAGATTAGCTGTGTTGGACGTCAGCACAGAGAAGAGTGAACCGGATAAGGATCCGGCCACCGGGGGGGCTGTTGCGTACATccctgatgagaagcaacgcgcTGACGTTTGA